CAGAAGCTCTTCGGTCGTGTAGCCGAGAGCTTTCAGCAGTACTGTTGCAGGCAATTTCCGGCGCCGATCGATTCGCACCCAGAGCAGGTCCTTGTGATCAAAATCAAAATCAAGCCAAGAACCGCGGTAAGGGATTATCCGCGCATTATAAAGAACCTTGCCGCTGGAGTGGGTCTTCCCTTTATCGTGCGAGAAGAAAACCCCAGGAGAACGATGCAGCTGGCTGACGATGACCCGCTCCGTACCGTTAATGATAAAGGTACCGTTTTCGGTCATCAGTGGAATCTCACCGAAGTAGACTTCCTGCTCTTTGATGTCGCGAATGGACTGCGCCCCGGAATCTTTATCCACATCCCAGGTCACCAGCCGCACCTTAACCTTAATTGGAGCAGCATAGGTCATGCCACGCTGATGGCATTCTTCTACATCATATTTAGGAGTCCCCAATCCGTATGATACATACTCCATGGAGCAGGTATCACTGAAATCGCGAATCGGGAAAACAGAACGAAAAACCGCCTCAAGTCCGCTCTGTTTACGCTCCGAAACAGGAGTTTCAGCCTGTAAAAATCTTTTATAAGAAGTTTTCTGAATATCTATGAGGTTAGGAATATCAATGATATTCGAAACCTTTGCGAAGTGCTTCCTGAGGAGCGGATTATTCGCAAACGAATACGCCATGGTTTCTCCTTTGGGTCAGGATCGTGGCCCGGCTAACAGGCCCTGGCAAACACGACACCACTCATGTAGGCTCTACGAACGCGACCGACGAAAATGACTGTGATCCAGCGCTCAACACCTACCGGCACTGAAGACAATCTCCAGCGCCTGGTCCTGCAGTAAAAAGTCCGCCCAGGAGTCAAGACCTGAGCTGTCAACGAGAATAGCCAAGGCCACACAAGGTGACCTTGGCTAGTAACCTGCTATTGGCTAGGGCCGCTATTTCAGCTCCACACCAGCGCCAGCTTCTTCAAGCTGCTTTTTGATGTCCTCGGCTTCGGCTTTGGAAGCAGCTTCCTTGACGGTGCTCGGAGCACCATCCACCATCTCTTTGGCTTCTTTGAGGCCAAGACCGGTAATCGCACGAACAACCTTAATAACGTTGATTTTTTTGTCACCAACGCTGGCAAGGATAACATCAAACTCATCCTTTTCTTCAGCTGCTTCAGCAGCGCCAGCGGCGGGGCCGGCAGCAACGGCAACCGGTGCAGCAGCGGAGACGCCGAATTTTTCTTCCAGTTCCTTAACAAATTCCGACATTTCCAGCACGGTCATTTTTTCAAGAAACTCAACAACTTGCTCTTTAGTAATTTCTGCCATTTTTTCCTCCGATATATTTCGAATTATTTCTATTGGTTAAATTAATTAAGCAGCTTTAGATTGCCCAATGGCATTCAAAACCTGAACCAAACTGCGCGGAATAGCAGCCATGGTACCGACAAAGTTGGTCAATGGTGCATTCATGCAGCTAAGAGCTTTAGCCAACAGCTCTTCGCGGCTCGGCAGTTCAGCCAAAGCATTGATCTCGGCAACACTGATCAGTTTACCGCTCAGCACACCAGCCTTCAATTCAAAGGCTTCGACGTCCTTGGCGAACTTACTGAGAATCTTTGCCGGAGCAACCGGATCATCGCCAGCCAGCGCAATTGCGGTAGGCCCTGCACAAAAAGCCTGCAGTTCTTCAGCCGGAGTACCTTGGGCTGCCAGCTTCAGCAGTTTGTTTTTAACAACCCGATACTCAACACCGGCTTTGGTCAGTTCACGCCGGAGATTAGTTGCCTGCTCAACGTTAATACCGCGATAATCTGCCAGAAAAGCAGCAGGAATATCGGCCAGCCGTTGTGCCAACTCCTGAACAACCTGTTCTTTTTCGGTTCTGTTCATATACTCTCCTCCTTTCGTTAGAATCTTGGGATATCATATCCCGCCCAAGTCAACGTCAGGGAGAGAGCGAGCAAGTCGTCTATACACCCTTCGAGCCTCGGCAGGTGGCTTCGCCATTAAACGTTGTGTGCCTGCTGTCTTTGACTTAGAGCAAAAAAATCGATCAAGTAACGAATTACTTGATTAAAGCTTGAATCTGCGGAATATCAAGAGTGATCCCCGCACCCATTGTACTCGACAACGAGATTTTTCTCAGGTACGTCCCTTTGGCGGTGGAGGGTTTGGCCTTGACCAACACATCCAGCAAAGAGATAATATTTTCTTTCAGCTTATCTGCCTCAAAGGAAACCTTCCCAACCGGGGCATGAATGATCCCGGCTTTTTCTACCCGGTATTCGATTTTACCGGATTTGGCTTCCTGGACAGCACGGGCAATATCCATGGTCACGGTGCCAACTTTCGGGTTAGGCATCAAGCCACGCGGCCCAAGGACCCGACCGATCTTACCGACAACACCCATCATATCCGGTGAAGCGATTGCGGTATCGAAATCAAACCAGCCGCCCTGAATTTTTTCCGCAAGATCTTCAGCACCGACAAAATCAGCACCGGCAGCTTCTGCTTCCTGAGCTTTTTCGCCTTTGGCAAAAACCAGGACACGGACTGATTTACCCAATCCATTGGGGAGCACAACAGCACCACGGACCATTTGGTCTGCTTTACGCGGGTCGACGCCAAGGCGGACACTCACGTCTACCGTTTCATCGAATTTCGCAAAGGCGCTTTTCTTAAGCAGTTCGAGAGCCTCGTCAAGCCCATACAGACGGGAACGATCGACCACCGCTTTTGCGTTTTTGATGTTTTTACCTGTTGCCATCTTTTATCTCCACTTTTACGCCGAATCAGGCGACTTCAATTCCCATGCTGCGGGCGGTACCCTCGATAATCCGCACGGCTGCTTCCTCAGAGAAAGCATTGAGATCCGGCATTTTCAAACGCGCAATCTCAAGCACCTGGTCTGCCGTCACCTTGCCGACCTTGTCTTTATTCGGAACCCCGGAACCCTTTTTCAGGTTGGCTGCACGCAACAACAGAACCGCTGCTGGCGGAGTTTTCGTGATAAAAGAAAAGGAACGATCAGCATAAACAGTGATCACAACGGGAATTATCAGTCCTGCCTGCTCCTGGGTTTTTGCATTAAAAGCCTTGCAGAATTCCATAATATTGACCCCGTGCTGACCGAGCGCGGGGCCGACCGGCGGCGATGGATTCGCCTGGCCGGCAGGGATCTGCAATTTAATCTGTCCGGTAACTTTCTTGGCCATTACTGACTCCTTAAGCGAACGAAACGTTCATTCCAGCCTAGCTGGTTTTTTCGACCTGTATAAATTCCAATTCAACCGGTGTCACCCGACCGAATATACTGACCATAACCTTGAGCGTGCCCCGATCTGGACGAACATCCTCAACCACACCAGTAAAATTGAGAAAAGGACCATCAACGACCCTGACCGTTTCACCAACCTCAAACTCAACCTTGGGCTTGGGCTTCTCGACCCCTTCTTCCATCCGGTTGGTAATCTTATCGACTTCCTCCGCCGGAATAGCCGGCGGATTCTGTCCGCCGCCAACGAAACCTGTTACCTTGGCAGTGCCCGTGACGACATGCCAGGTCTCATCGTTAAGCTCCATCTTGACCAGGATATATCCCGGAAAAAATTTTCGGGTGGAGGTTTTGCGCTCCCCCTTACGCATCTCGACGACGGTTTCTGAGGGAATCAAAATTTCCTCAAACAAGTCCTCAACCTCCATGGAGCGAATCCGCTCTTCGAGATTGAGCTTGACTTTATTTTCATACCCGGAATAGGTATGAACACCGTACCATTTCATCGCCATAACAACAGACTCTTCCTCCTCAGCCGAGGATCAGACGGATCAGGCGCGAAAGAACTATATCAACACCTCCGAGAAAGACCGCACAGAGCAAAACCAGTACGATAACGACAGTCGTCGATGCGTAGGTATCTTTTTTCGTCGGCCAAGTGACCTTCTTGAGCTCTGCTTTGACGTTGGCTAAAAACTCGTTAACTTTTCCAATCATCGATCTATCGGCCCCATAAATGGTGTTATTCGCAAAGATTGGCAGGCCAGGAGGGATTCGAACCCCCAACACCCGGATTTGGAGTCCGGTGCTCTAGCCGTTAGAGCTACTGGCCTACATGGTTAACCTTGGCCACTTCCAGACACGTCGTTACTTGGTTTCCTTGTGCGGCGTGTGTTTTTTACAGAAGCGACAATATTTACTGAACTCCAACTTGTCCGGAGTATTTTTCTTATTCTTTGTAGTCGTGTAGTTCCGCTGCTTGCACTCGGTGCAGGCAAGAGTGACAATGTCACGCATGACGCTTACCTCATAAAGCCCTCCCGGCTTGCACCGGGAGGGAGCTTTTCACTAAGAGACCTGATTACGCAATAACTTCACTGAC
This genomic window from Pelobacter seleniigenes DSM 18267 contains:
- the rplJ gene encoding 50S ribosomal protein L10 → MNRTEKEQVVQELAQRLADIPAAFLADYRGINVEQATNLRRELTKAGVEYRVVKNKLLKLAAQGTPAEELQAFCAGPTAIALAGDDPVAPAKILSKFAKDVEAFELKAGVLSGKLISVAEINALAELPSREELLAKALSCMNAPLTNFVGTMAAIPRSLVQVLNAIGQSKAA
- the rplA gene encoding 50S ribosomal protein L1, which produces MATGKNIKNAKAVVDRSRLYGLDEALELLKKSAFAKFDETVDVSVRLGVDPRKADQMVRGAVVLPNGLGKSVRVLVFAKGEKAQEAEAAGADFVGAEDLAEKIQGGWFDFDTAIASPDMMGVVGKIGRVLGPRGLMPNPKVGTVTMDIARAVQEAKSGKIEYRVEKAGIIHAPVGKVSFEADKLKENIISLLDVLVKAKPSTAKGTYLRKISLSSTMGAGITLDIPQIQALIK
- the rplK gene encoding 50S ribosomal protein L11; protein product: MAKKVTGQIKLQIPAGQANPSPPVGPALGQHGVNIMEFCKAFNAKTQEQAGLIIPVVITVYADRSFSFITKTPPAAVLLLRAANLKKGSGVPNKDKVGKVTADQVLEIARLKMPDLNAFSEEAAVRIIEGTARSMGIEVA
- the nusG gene encoding transcription termination/antitermination protein NusG, giving the protein MAMKWYGVHTYSGYENKVKLNLEERIRSMEVEDLFEEILIPSETVVEMRKGERKTSTRKFFPGYILVKMELNDETWHVVTGTAKVTGFVGGGQNPPAIPAEEVDKITNRMEEGVEKPKPKVEFEVGETVRVVDGPFLNFTGVVEDVRPDRGTLKVMVSIFGRVTPVELEFIQVEKTS
- the rpmG gene encoding 50S ribosomal protein L33, which encodes MRDIVTLACTECKQRNYTTTKNKKNTPDKLEFSKYCRFCKKHTPHKETK
- the secE gene encoding preprotein translocase subunit SecE — translated: MIGKVNEFLANVKAELKKVTWPTKKDTYASTTVVIVLVLLCAVFLGGVDIVLSRLIRLILG
- the rplL gene encoding 50S ribosomal protein L7/L12, encoding MAEITKEQVVEFLEKMTVLEMSEFVKELEEKFGVSAAAPVAVAAGPAAGAAEAAEEKDEFDVILASVGDKKINVIKVVRAITGLGLKEAKEMVDGAPSTVKEAASKAEAEDIKKQLEEAGAGVELK